A region of Flocculibacter collagenilyticus DNA encodes the following proteins:
- a CDS encoding helix-turn-helix domain-containing protein has translation MTISGHLLFFFSALGAFNGLLLAAYLFFLKPKSIQQRLLSALIFMISMRISKSIWFYFDPNIGKQFLQLGLSACFLIGPFLYFYTASNVGKLYTLKFKWTWHLGLLLAVTISAGILFPYQSNTELWGLFYRVINLSWGAYILLAGVMLLPRIFASVRNQTPLSKEEWLSTNVFVGTALIWFSYFTSSYTSYIVGALSFSFILYVSVLLWFYSKKYRTKVAKPYANKKIDKSLQTELIKRLTTLMSEEKLYKNSNLTLPLLAKKMHISVPQLSQLINDNLQKSFNDYVNEWRIEEAKQLLKASPAMTIEVIAEASGYNSQSTFYSAFNKFEQTTPARFRSEQQLSA, from the coding sequence ATGACTATTTCAGGTCACTTACTTTTCTTTTTTAGTGCGCTTGGTGCATTTAATGGTTTGCTTTTAGCTGCGTACTTGTTTTTCTTAAAACCCAAAAGTATTCAACAGCGCTTATTATCAGCCTTAATCTTCATGATTAGCATGCGTATTTCTAAATCCATCTGGTTTTATTTCGACCCCAATATAGGCAAACAGTTTTTGCAACTAGGTTTGTCAGCCTGTTTTCTAATTGGCCCTTTTCTTTACTTTTATACAGCCAGCAATGTTGGCAAATTATATACCTTAAAATTTAAATGGACTTGGCATTTAGGGTTGTTGTTAGCAGTGACCATTAGCGCTGGCATCTTATTTCCATATCAATCTAATACTGAGTTGTGGGGATTATTTTACCGAGTTATAAATCTAAGTTGGGGAGCTTATATATTACTTGCTGGAGTCATGTTATTGCCTAGAATTTTCGCATCGGTACGTAACCAAACACCTTTATCTAAAGAAGAGTGGCTCAGTACTAACGTATTTGTTGGCACAGCGTTAATTTGGTTCTCTTATTTCACTTCTTCATATACCTCTTACATTGTTGGCGCGCTGTCGTTCTCCTTTATTTTGTATGTATCGGTGCTGTTATGGTTCTATTCCAAAAAATACCGGACTAAAGTAGCTAAACCCTACGCAAACAAAAAAATAGATAAATCATTGCAAACTGAGCTGATTAAACGCTTAACAACGTTGATGTCCGAAGAAAAGCTTTATAAAAATTCAAATTTAACTCTGCCATTATTAGCAAAAAAGATGCATATATCTGTTCCTCAGTTATCACAACTCATTAATGATAATTTGCAAAAGTCATTTAATGATTATGTAAATGAATGGCGAATTGAGGAGGCAAAACAGCTGCTAAAAGCATCTCCCGCGATGACGATAGAAGTAATTGCTGAAGCATCAGGTTATAACTCTCAATCTACCTTTTATTCTGCATTCAATAAATTTGAGCAAACTACGCCTGCAAGATTTCGTTCAGAGCAACAGTTATCTGCTTAA
- the gltS gene encoding sodium/glutamate symporter codes for MANISLDSFMTYTLGILVFFVGVTITKRIKFLRDFNIPEPVTGGLLASFLVYAYFSATGGEISFDLSTRDQLLVYFFTAIGLNARVTDLAEGGKPLLILLGLTLLFIVFQNVIGVISALVLGLSSPIGVLAGSASLIGGHGTVIAWAPDVVNLGVLNALEIGVASATLGLVVASLIGGPIAKFLINKYQLSGQEDEVSTVGIEFDRTKTDSINHLDFMVVILVLHICIIIGYMLNNFIAALGIKLPLFVACLLTGIILSNTVAKLIPERYWPARTPSLAIVSDYSLSIFLTMSLMSMQLWTIANLAGPLLIILTMQTIGVIAFILLAVFPLMGKGYQAAVISAGFGGFALGATPTAVANMTAVTKANGPAPTAFLILPLVAAFFVDLTNAFVIRFFLSF; via the coding sequence ATGGCTAATATTTCTCTCGATTCATTTATGACATATACACTTGGGATATTGGTATTTTTCGTTGGCGTAACGATTACCAAGCGAATCAAATTTTTAAGAGATTTTAATATTCCAGAGCCTGTAACAGGCGGCTTGCTGGCTTCGTTTTTAGTGTATGCGTATTTCAGTGCGACAGGCGGTGAAATTTCATTTGACCTGTCTACCAGAGATCAGCTTTTAGTATATTTCTTCACTGCTATAGGGTTAAACGCCAGAGTGACTGATTTAGCTGAGGGCGGCAAGCCATTATTGATACTTCTAGGTCTAACCTTATTATTCATTGTATTTCAAAATGTAATCGGTGTGATTAGTGCCTTAGTGCTGGGTTTGTCTTCACCTATCGGGGTTTTAGCTGGCTCGGCATCACTAATCGGTGGGCATGGTACGGTTATAGCGTGGGCACCCGATGTAGTTAATTTAGGCGTGTTAAACGCGTTAGAAATTGGCGTTGCATCTGCAACGTTGGGCTTAGTAGTGGCAAGCTTGATTGGTGGGCCAATCGCTAAGTTTCTTATCAATAAATATCAACTTTCAGGTCAAGAGGATGAAGTATCTACAGTTGGTATTGAGTTTGACAGAACGAAAACCGACAGCATTAACCATTTGGATTTTATGGTAGTAATATTGGTATTACATATCTGTATTATTATTGGTTATATGCTAAATAATTTTATTGCTGCGTTGGGGATTAAGCTACCACTGTTTGTTGCCTGTTTACTAACCGGGATCATTCTTTCTAATACAGTAGCTAAATTAATTCCCGAGCGCTATTGGCCAGCAAGAACGCCATCATTAGCAATAGTGTCAGACTATTCCCTAAGTATTTTCTTAACAATGTCGCTAATGAGCATGCAATTGTGGACCATTGCAAACCTTGCAGGGCCTTTACTAATCATTTTAACGATGCAAACAATTGGAGTGATTGCGTTTATTTTATTAGCAGTTTTTCCTTTAATGGGAAAAGGTTACCAAGCGGCAGTGATTAGTGCGGGATTTGGTGGGTTCGCATTAGGTGCGACACCTACGGCTGTAGCAAATATGACTGCGGTAACTAAAGCTAATGGCCCAGCCCCCACTGCTTTTCTCATTTTACCGTTGGTAGCAGCATTTTTTGTGGACCTTACTAATGCGTTTGTCATTCGTTTTTTCTTAAGTTTTTGA
- a CDS encoding sensor domain-containing diguanylate cyclase codes for MPNAQIEVSEIHWLMEMFQTVDVGLVVIDQEYKIQVWNGFMENHSGLRPSQVREDDIFELFTELDEEWFRHKSEPVFKLKNRAFTIWEQRPYIFKFKNYRPITGSAEYMYQNATFIPLSDVTGVVQHICIIIYDVTDVAVNKLELEKANTLLGEQSRTDRLTNLNNRGHWEECLKREFKRLRRRGSKGSSLLMFDIDHFKKVNDGYGHSAGDAAIIHCANVLRANLRETDVAGRYGGEEYAVILTDTNAEDAKIFAERIRKAIEESVVKYEENEIRFTISLGIAEYSDSLANHTKWIEASDEALYQSKEGGRNQVSVYQHANE; via the coding sequence ATGCCTAACGCTCAAATAGAAGTATCAGAAATTCACTGGTTGATGGAAATGTTCCAAACCGTTGATGTTGGTTTGGTGGTAATTGATCAAGAATATAAAATTCAAGTCTGGAATGGTTTTATGGAAAACCATAGTGGATTAAGGCCAAGCCAGGTACGTGAAGATGATATTTTTGAATTATTTACTGAACTGGATGAAGAGTGGTTTAGACATAAATCAGAGCCTGTATTCAAACTAAAAAATCGTGCTTTCACCATTTGGGAGCAGCGCCCCTACATATTTAAATTTAAAAACTATCGTCCTATCACAGGTAGCGCAGAATACATGTATCAGAACGCTACCTTTATCCCGCTAAGTGATGTTACAGGTGTGGTTCAGCATATCTGTATTATTATTTATGATGTGACTGACGTAGCGGTTAATAAGTTAGAACTTGAAAAAGCGAATACATTATTAGGTGAGCAAAGTAGAACCGATAGACTAACAAACCTTAATAACCGCGGTCATTGGGAAGAGTGTTTAAAAAGAGAGTTTAAGCGACTACGTCGTCGAGGTTCTAAGGGTAGCTCACTGCTTATGTTCGATATTGATCATTTTAAGAAAGTGAACGACGGCTACGGCCACTCTGCTGGTGATGCGGCCATTATCCACTGTGCAAATGTATTAAGAGCAAACTTGCGTGAAACAGACGTTGCTGGTCGTTATGGTGGGGAAGAATACGCAGTTATTCTCACAGATACGAATGCAGAGGATGCTAAAATTTTTGCAGAGCGTATTAGAAAAGCAATTGAAGAATCCGTTGTTAAATACGAAGAAAATGAAATCCGCTTTACAATCAGTCTAGGTATTGCTGAATACTCCGACTCCTTAGCAAATCACACTAAATGGATTGAAGCGTCTGATGAGGCTTTATATCAGTCTAAAGAAGGTGGCAGAAATCAGGTTAGTGTGTATCAGCACGCAAATGAATAA
- a CDS encoding alpha/beta fold hydrolase — MSKGGLKVLGDNHSKAIVFLHSSLSSSGQWGALLNQLKDNYKCICVDLYGYGNAPDVVDAQSFSMQEEVQRIRSFIENEHVTTFSVIGHSYGGAVGLALAHELHLQVEQLILFEPVAFNLLDESSLEYGEVLALVANMANATPKEAARYFVDYWNFSGYFDSLPVKIQLIFEAQVGKIKCDFQALTGTQYTLADYARTLTMPCHLLQGKLSRNSAKQVVSTLTQHLKNTWFTEVNAGHMAPISHADMVNPYILESL; from the coding sequence GTGTCTAAAGGTGGATTAAAAGTACTCGGTGATAATCATTCCAAAGCCATTGTTTTTCTACATAGCTCCCTTAGTTCGTCTGGTCAATGGGGCGCGCTATTAAATCAATTAAAAGATAATTATAAGTGCATATGTGTTGATTTATACGGTTATGGTAATGCGCCTGATGTCGTGGATGCTCAATCGTTTTCAATGCAAGAAGAAGTACAGCGTATACGTTCGTTTATAGAAAATGAGCACGTAACGACATTCAGTGTGATAGGACACTCCTATGGCGGTGCAGTAGGACTAGCATTAGCGCATGAACTGCACTTACAAGTTGAGCAGCTTATTTTATTCGAGCCAGTCGCGTTTAATTTATTGGATGAGTCTTCTTTAGAGTATGGTGAGGTATTGGCCTTGGTAGCCAATATGGCTAATGCTACACCTAAAGAGGCAGCGCGCTATTTTGTCGATTATTGGAATTTTTCAGGTTACTTCGATTCATTGCCAGTAAAAATTCAATTAATTTTTGAAGCGCAAGTTGGCAAGATTAAATGCGATTTTCAAGCGTTGACAGGAACACAATACACTCTTGCTGATTATGCGAGAACCTTAACAATGCCTTGCCATTTGTTACAAGGAAAGTTAAGTCGCAATTCAGCAAAACAAGTTGTAAGCACGTTAACACAACACTTAAAAAATACCTGGTTTACCGAAGTCAATGCAGGACACATGGCCCCCATAAGCCATGCGGACATGGTTAATCCCTATATTTTAGAAAGCCTATAG
- a CDS encoding nuclear transport factor 2 family protein, producing MKNYLLSLLLTLTLSIFSLPLSAQSHDIQQIEQTLSNYIEGTSFNDQSKIKNAFSKQAKLLLEDKNKKIKSVDVNEYASWFKTKNKGKFNGRIGEILSIDVEGGIATAKVEILLPSKSTRYVDLFLLKKLATGWKVISKTAASEQTYHNGERILFIVSNAHFHGNSNLPTGVSFSEIVKAYDTFKAAGYTIDFVSPQGGAIPLAYINTSEAIHKQYLYNSNFMYAIGHTKKPSDIDPSRYRAVHYVGGGNAMYGVANNKTIQNITMTIYEQQNGVVSSVCHGTAGIVNLKTQDGEYLVSGKRISGYPDAFENPNKAYFKEFPFLIQETIEQRGGEFIHSDRNTPHVEVDGRIVTGQNHLSSTLVAERMIEILKQS from the coding sequence ATGAAAAATTATTTACTATCCCTACTACTCACACTCACTTTGAGCATATTCAGTTTACCTTTGTCAGCTCAAAGCCACGACATCCAACAAATTGAACAAACATTATCAAATTATATTGAAGGCACTTCATTTAACGATCAGTCAAAAATCAAAAACGCTTTTTCAAAACAAGCTAAATTATTACTGGAAGATAAAAACAAAAAAATAAAATCCGTAGATGTTAATGAGTATGCATCTTGGTTTAAAACAAAAAATAAAGGCAAATTTAACGGTCGAATTGGTGAGATTTTATCTATTGACGTTGAAGGAGGCATAGCCACAGCCAAAGTGGAAATTTTGTTGCCTAGCAAGTCGACTCGCTATGTAGATTTATTTTTATTGAAAAAGCTAGCTACAGGCTGGAAAGTGATCAGTAAAACCGCAGCCAGTGAGCAAACATATCATAACGGCGAGCGTATTCTATTTATTGTGTCTAATGCACATTTTCATGGTAACTCTAATCTGCCTACAGGGGTCAGCTTTTCGGAAATAGTGAAAGCATACGATACCTTTAAAGCGGCTGGTTATACTATCGACTTTGTTAGCCCACAAGGCGGAGCAATTCCTCTTGCCTACATCAATACTTCCGAAGCCATTCACAAGCAATATTTGTATAACAGCAACTTTATGTATGCGATTGGACATACAAAGAAGCCTTCAGACATTGATCCATCACGCTACAGAGCGGTGCATTATGTGGGTGGTGGAAACGCCATGTATGGTGTCGCTAACAACAAAACAATTCAAAACATTACAATGACTATTTACGAGCAACAAAATGGAGTTGTATCTTCGGTTTGTCACGGAACTGCTGGTATAGTCAATCTGAAAACCCAAGATGGTGAATATTTAGTCTCAGGCAAGCGCATATCAGGTTATCCAGACGCTTTTGAAAACCCAAACAAAGCTTACTTCAAAGAGTTTCCATTCTTAATTCAAGAAACAATAGAACAAAGGGGCGGCGAGTTTATTCATTCAGACCGAAATACACCACACGTTGAAGTCGACGGTCGAATAGTTACCGGCCAAAATCATTTATCATCCACCTTAGTCGCAGAAAGAATGATCGAAATACTTAAGCAAAGTTAA
- the tpx gene encoding thiol peroxidase, whose translation MMKILRKTLFLTTVLGITFISFLSVADCKDIDETKGLVKAGNKHVILQGEQINEGDKAPNFKVVDGTFTPVELSSFKGKTILLSVVPSLDTGVCSLQTKRFNEEVANFPNDVVMLTISADLPFAQKRFCQNEKVDKIQVLSDSVWHDFGAKYGLMIKDMGLLARSILIINKEGNVAYKEVVAQLSHHPDYVTALKALQKIEK comes from the coding sequence ATGATGAAAATTTTAAGGAAAACACTTTTTTTAACTACCGTTCTAGGGATTACTTTTATCTCTTTTTTAAGTGTAGCTGATTGTAAAGATATTGACGAAACTAAAGGGTTAGTCAAAGCAGGCAATAAACATGTAATTCTACAAGGTGAGCAGATAAACGAAGGTGATAAAGCACCTAACTTTAAAGTGGTAGATGGTACTTTTACACCCGTTGAACTTTCTAGTTTTAAAGGTAAAACTATCCTCCTAAGTGTTGTACCAAGCCTAGATACTGGTGTCTGTTCTTTACAAACAAAACGATTTAATGAAGAAGTCGCTAATTTTCCTAACGATGTAGTAATGCTTACGATAAGTGCTGATCTTCCATTCGCACAAAAACGGTTTTGCCAAAATGAAAAAGTAGACAAAATACAAGTTTTATCTGATTCAGTATGGCATGACTTTGGTGCTAAATATGGACTTATGATTAAAGATATGGGATTACTTGCGCGCTCGATACTTATCATTAACAAAGAAGGGAACGTAGCTTATAAAGAAGTGGTCGCGCAGCTATCTCATCATCCAGACTATGTTACCGCATTAAAAGCATTGCAGAAAATTGAAAAATAA
- a CDS encoding response regulator has translation MSTPVLICDDSNMARKQMARCLPENWDVDVTFAGNGQEGMTALREGKGEVLFLDLNMPVMDGYEVLQAIKDEGISVLVVVVSGDIQPEARDRVMSLGALDFIKKPIDKEKLAELLEKYGVKSQDDMKKLAPTIEEQLDPDLRDVFQELTNVAMGQAGDLLARLLNVFVKLPIPNVNLIEVSELSMALRAVEENDTTSGTCQGFIGGGVSGEALLILNDSSFKDIAKLMQYQGDLSDDVELELLMDISNILTGAVLSGLAVQLDMGFSQGHPVVLGQHCNVSELIKANAERWKKTLAIEISYGIENYDITVDLLLMFTEDSLKTLKYKVEYLLED, from the coding sequence ATGTCGACACCTGTATTAATATGCGATGATTCAAACATGGCCCGCAAGCAAATGGCGCGATGCCTCCCAGAAAACTGGGACGTAGACGTAACATTTGCAGGTAATGGGCAAGAGGGGATGACAGCGCTTCGCGAAGGTAAAGGTGAGGTACTCTTCTTAGACTTGAACATGCCAGTGATGGATGGATATGAAGTATTGCAAGCCATCAAAGATGAGGGCATTAGCGTATTAGTTGTGGTTGTGTCGGGTGATATTCAACCCGAAGCCCGCGATAGGGTAATGAGTCTTGGCGCATTAGATTTTATCAAAAAGCCAATTGATAAAGAAAAGTTAGCCGAGCTACTCGAAAAGTATGGTGTTAAAAGTCAGGACGACATGAAAAAGCTAGCGCCAACCATTGAAGAGCAACTAGATCCAGATTTACGGGATGTATTCCAAGAGTTGACTAATGTTGCAATGGGGCAAGCAGGTGATTTATTAGCTCGTTTACTGAATGTATTTGTAAAGCTGCCCATTCCAAATGTAAACCTTATCGAAGTGAGTGAATTATCAATGGCGCTTCGTGCTGTTGAAGAAAATGATACAACCTCTGGCACCTGCCAAGGATTTATTGGTGGTGGCGTATCGGGTGAAGCACTACTCATTCTTAACGATTCCAGTTTTAAAGACATCGCCAAATTAATGCAATACCAAGGCGACTTAAGTGATGACGTAGAGCTTGAGTTGCTTATGGATATTTCAAACATTCTTACTGGTGCTGTACTTTCTGGCCTTGCTGTTCAATTAGATATGGGCTTTAGCCAAGGGCATCCAGTAGTGCTCGGTCAACACTGTAATGTGTCAGAATTAATTAAGGCTAATGCTGAAAGATGGAAAAAAACCTTAGCAATTGAAATAAGCTACGGTATTGAAAATTACGACATAACAGTAGATTTGTTATTAATGTTTACTGAAGATTCACTTAAAACACTTAAATATAAAGTTGAATATTTACTTGAAGATTAA
- a CDS encoding outer membrane beta-barrel protein, producing the protein MFKRTLLTTLLAVTSFSSSANWVTGVSYISFSQDIEEVTVSADDINMSLLAATLGYKFSVAENFYLIPELRLGTGISDDSLRVLGENVDLEIDSVKSAALKAQYEFSNNIYIFGSYTHASLELSATSTSGFSSYSFTEEGSDSGFGVGAGYNFSEDFALEVSLESYDDDVEFATLSLKYTF; encoded by the coding sequence ATGTTTAAAAGAACTCTTCTTACAACACTTCTAGCTGTCACCTCTTTTTCGTCATCTGCAAATTGGGTTACGGGTGTTTCATATATCAGTTTCTCTCAAGATATAGAGGAAGTTACTGTAAGTGCTGATGATATTAACATGAGTTTGTTAGCTGCTACATTAGGTTATAAATTCTCAGTAGCTGAAAATTTTTATCTTATTCCTGAATTACGTTTGGGTACTGGTATCAGTGATGATAGCTTACGGGTACTTGGCGAAAATGTTGACTTAGAAATTGATAGTGTAAAAAGCGCAGCGTTAAAAGCGCAATACGAATTTTCAAATAATATTTATATTTTTGGCAGTTACACGCATGCATCTTTAGAATTATCTGCAACGTCTACTTCAGGGTTTAGTTCTTACTCATTTACGGAAGAAGGTAGTGATTCTGGCTTTGGTGTTGGAGCTGGATATAACTTTAGTGAAGACTTTGCTTTAGAAGTATCGCTTGAGTCTTATGATGATGATGTAGAGTTTGCTACTTTAAGCTTAAAATACACGTTTTAA
- a CDS encoding DUF3379 family protein: MDELGFRRQIYADPKGITEEMNAEIMSDPKKQQFVSDIQHLDKKIEQSLNVDVPENLAERLILRQTLTNHKQSKKKRNTFLAMAASVAVAFGLGINSINFSVAETGIGDHALAHIYHELDHTADADYSVSLAKVNTKLASYGGKFLQSIGEMKFASFCTFKGIRSLHLILEGKAGPITVFVVPQHDKLLAQNTFNDNQYHGEVVSMHGKHIVIVGNKAENLASTKQELVESLSWDA; encoded by the coding sequence ATGGATGAGTTAGGATTCCGTCGGCAAATATATGCAGATCCAAAAGGTATTACCGAAGAGATGAATGCAGAAATCATGTCTGATCCTAAAAAACAGCAGTTTGTTTCTGACATTCAACATTTAGACAAAAAAATCGAGCAAAGTTTAAATGTCGATGTGCCTGAAAATTTGGCGGAAAGATTAATTCTTCGTCAAACGTTAACGAACCATAAACAAAGCAAGAAAAAACGCAATACCTTTCTTGCCATGGCAGCTTCAGTTGCAGTTGCGTTTGGCTTAGGCATTAATAGCATTAATTTCAGTGTTGCTGAGACTGGTATCGGCGATCATGCGCTTGCACATATTTACCACGAACTTGATCACACTGCTGATGCAGATTACAGCGTTAGTTTAGCCAAAGTGAATACCAAACTGGCAAGTTATGGCGGTAAATTTTTACAAAGCATTGGCGAAATGAAGTTTGCGAGTTTTTGTACATTTAAAGGGATCAGAAGCTTGCATTTAATTTTAGAAGGTAAAGCAGGGCCTATTACCGTTTTTGTAGTGCCTCAACATGATAAGTTATTAGCGCAAAACACCTTCAATGATAACCAATATCATGGTGAAGTTGTTTCAATGCATGGTAAGCATATAGTAATAGTGGGTAATAAGGCTGAGAATTTAGCCTCAACTAAACAAGAGTTGGTTGAAAGCCTTTCATGGGATGCTTAA
- a CDS encoding sigma-70 family RNA polymerase sigma factor, with translation MTLFGKKNANASVLSNMADKQKRYEALVKAYHTELYRYAYWLCHDPTIAEDLVQEAFLRAWKALDSLKEEGAAKSWLITILRRENARRFERKQFNYVDMEHQPLEDCISATTEEQIEQQLIRKQIMQLPEEYREPLVLQVVAGFSGDEIADMLSLNKNTVMTRLFRARNQLKEALEVNKELKGQSNG, from the coding sequence ATGACATTATTTGGAAAGAAAAATGCAAACGCCTCGGTCTTGTCAAATATGGCAGATAAACAAAAACGATACGAGGCGTTAGTCAAAGCCTATCATACCGAGCTATATCGATATGCATATTGGCTTTGTCACGACCCGACAATAGCAGAGGATTTAGTTCAAGAAGCGTTTTTACGCGCTTGGAAAGCGCTCGACTCTTTAAAAGAGGAAGGGGCTGCTAAGTCTTGGTTGATCACTATTTTAAGGCGTGAAAATGCACGCCGCTTTGAACGCAAGCAGTTTAACTATGTTGATATGGAGCATCAACCCTTAGAGGACTGTATAAGTGCTACAACGGAAGAACAGATTGAGCAACAGCTCATTCGAAAGCAAATTATGCAATTACCAGAAGAGTACCGAGAACCACTGGTGTTACAGGTTGTTGCAGGTTTTTCTGGAGACGAAATCGCAGACATGCTGTCTTTGAACAAAAACACTGTGATGACTCGACTCTTTAGAGCTAGAAACCAGCTTAAAGAAGCGCTTGAAGTAAATAAAGAATTAAAGGGGCAAAGTAATGGATGA
- a CDS encoding Hsp20 family protein, whose protein sequence is MRNIDLSPLHRSFIGFDHLASLLEGAQRAEKSPSYPPYNIELIEENNYRVTLAVAGFSMNELEIETHENNLIIRGNKESSSNKSKTNFLHQGIAERNFERKFQLGDYVRVEGANLENGLLHVELIREIPEQLKPRKIQISTNNHQKPLLEGKLDNNEKLENKAEEKVA, encoded by the coding sequence ATGCGTAATATCGATCTATCTCCACTTCACCGCTCATTTATTGGTTTTGATCACCTAGCGTCATTGCTTGAAGGTGCCCAAAGAGCAGAGAAGTCACCTAGCTACCCTCCATACAATATTGAGTTGATAGAAGAAAACAACTACCGCGTAACACTTGCCGTAGCTGGATTTTCTATGAATGAGCTAGAAATTGAAACTCATGAAAATAATTTAATTATTCGAGGCAACAAAGAGTCTTCGAGTAATAAAAGTAAAACAAACTTTCTACATCAAGGTATTGCAGAACGCAATTTCGAGCGTAAATTCCAATTAGGTGACTATGTTCGCGTAGAAGGCGCTAATTTGGAAAATGGTTTATTGCATGTTGAACTAATTCGCGAGATCCCTGAGCAATTAAAGCCGCGAAAAATTCAAATTTCAACTAATAACCACCAAAAGCCATTGCTAGAAGGCAAACTTGATAACAATGAAAAATTAGAAAATAAAGCGGAAGAAAAAGTAGCTTAA